In a single window of the Halolamina litorea genome:
- a CDS encoding threonine ammonia-lyase: MTAGYEPVDSPDETTVFPYHDLEPPTTADIYRARRVVDRHLPRTPLVRSEALSAEFDADVYLKREDTLPTGAFKVRGGLYLASGLDPEFHEQGLIAASTGNHGQSVAYAGRTFDVPVTVVVPEDANPSKVTAMERLGAEVLFHGETFDDAREHAEELATAKPYRYVHSANEPALVAGVGTAGLEVVEDLPEIDHLFCPVGGGSSATGYCLTVGALTDATVTGVQSAAAPAMHRAWSEGTLAPHERMETFAEGIATRVPFALTTEVLRERLDAFELVEESAIERGARDLFVDDRIPAEGACAASLAAMRQQRDAIRGDTVVFPISGGNVSPDLLRTLLDGSSLE; encoded by the coding sequence CTTCCCCTACCACGACCTTGAACCGCCGACGACGGCAGACATCTATCGCGCGCGCCGTGTCGTCGACCGCCACCTCCCCCGGACGCCGCTCGTGCGGAGCGAAGCTCTCTCCGCCGAGTTCGACGCCGACGTCTACCTCAAGCGGGAGGACACCCTGCCGACGGGGGCGTTCAAAGTCCGAGGCGGGCTCTACCTGGCTTCGGGGCTCGACCCCGAGTTCCACGAACAGGGGCTGATCGCCGCGAGCACCGGGAACCACGGCCAGTCGGTCGCCTACGCCGGCCGGACGTTCGACGTGCCCGTTACCGTCGTCGTCCCCGAGGACGCCAACCCCTCGAAGGTGACCGCGATGGAGCGACTGGGCGCCGAGGTGCTGTTCCACGGTGAGACGTTCGACGACGCCCGCGAGCACGCTGAGGAACTGGCGACGGCCAAGCCCTACCGCTACGTCCACTCGGCCAACGAACCCGCGCTCGTCGCCGGTGTCGGCACTGCGGGGCTCGAAGTCGTCGAGGACCTGCCGGAGATCGACCACCTCTTCTGCCCGGTCGGCGGCGGGTCGAGCGCTACCGGTTACTGCCTCACCGTCGGCGCGCTCACCGACGCGACGGTCACGGGGGTTCAGTCCGCGGCCGCGCCGGCGATGCACCGCGCGTGGTCGGAGGGCACGCTCGCGCCACACGAGCGCATGGAGACGTTCGCGGAAGGGATCGCCACGCGGGTCCCGTTCGCGCTGACCACGGAGGTGCTCCGGGAGCGACTCGACGCGTTCGAACTCGTCGAGGAGTCGGCCATCGAACGCGGCGCTCGCGACCTGTTCGTCGATGATCGCATCCCCGCAGAAGGCGCGTGCGCGGCGAGTCTGGCGGCGATGCGCCAGCAGCGCGACGCGATCCGTGGCGACACCGTCGTTTTCCCGATCTCCGGGGGAAACGTCTCGCCGGACCTGTTGCGGACGCTCCTCGACGGTAGCTCCCTCGAGTGA
- a CDS encoding CBS domain-containing protein, producing the protein MPIQDLVRTDVMTAHRDQSAGNLATVMKEENVGSVVIENDGEPVGIVTDRDLVMGVLEPRGDPSAVTAGDIMTETPVTVDLDTGVFDAIRTLHDSSVRRLPVVDGDGAVAGIITLDDLVVMLADELDELSGVIEAESPPY; encoded by the coding sequence ATGCCGATCCAAGACCTCGTACGAACGGACGTGATGACCGCACACCGTGACCAGTCAGCCGGGAACCTCGCAACGGTGATGAAAGAGGAGAACGTCGGGAGCGTCGTCATCGAGAACGACGGCGAGCCCGTCGGGATCGTGACCGACCGCGACCTCGTGATGGGCGTACTCGAACCACGGGGCGACCCGTCTGCGGTGACCGCCGGTGACATCATGACGGAGACGCCCGTCACCGTCGATCTCGATACGGGCGTGTTCGACGCGATCAGGACCCTACACGATAGCTCGGTACGACGGCTGCCGGTCGTCGACGGGGACGGTGCCGTCGCGGGGATCATCACCCTCGACGACCTCGTGGTCATGCTCGCCGACGAACTTGACGAACTCTCTGGGGTGATCGAGGCCGAATCACCACCGTACTGA
- a CDS encoding flavodoxin domain-containing protein — translation MASILVYYGTGEGQTATVAERLAATLDERGHDATVVDAATRPIDLDIADFDAVLVGTSIHMGDPQQSVVQFVSANAEALAERPTGLFQLSLSSATDDPEGRAAAADYVDSFVEQTDWQPDRIGLFGGALRYSEYGFLKRLVMKRIAKDATGDTDTSRDYEYTDWHEVEAFANDFSAFVEGRLGERPPADDG, via the coding sequence ATGGCATCGATCCTGGTGTATTACGGAACCGGCGAAGGGCAGACTGCGACGGTCGCCGAACGGCTGGCGGCGACGCTGGACGAGCGGGGCCACGACGCGACGGTGGTCGATGCGGCCACTCGGCCCATCGACCTCGACATCGCCGACTTCGATGCAGTCCTCGTCGGCACGTCCATCCACATGGGTGACCCACAGCAGTCGGTCGTCCAGTTCGTCTCGGCGAACGCCGAGGCCCTGGCAGAGCGCCCGACGGGGCTGTTCCAACTGTCGCTGTCGTCGGCCACCGACGACCCCGAGGGCCGCGCCGCTGCCGCCGACTACGTCGACTCGTTCGTCGAGCAGACGGACTGGCAGCCCGACCGCATCGGGCTGTTCGGCGGGGCGCTCCGCTACTCGGAGTACGGCTTCTTGAAGCGCCTCGTCATGAAGCGCATCGCCAAGGATGCCACCGGCGACACCGACACCAGCCGGGACTACGAGTACACCGACTGGCACGAGGTCGAGGCGTTCGCAAACGACTTCTCGGCGTTCGTCGAGGGCCGGTTGGGCGAGCGCCCGCCGGCCGACGACGGCTGA
- a CDS encoding inorganic phosphate transporter, whose product MVSLLLLVAVVAAAFVGFNIGGSSTGVAWGPPVGARIMNKTGAAALMTFFVFLGGWTVGRNVIDTLGGDLVPQSMFSPEASIVVLAFIGLGMLLANLYGVPVSTSMTAVGAIAGLGLATNQLDYAVIGSIMMWWIIAPVLGFWTGGLIGRYFYPYLDKRFALEQSEGPLFTLDRSGAIPTPTLGPGTTPKEAVSTLVVLAIACYMSFSAGASNVANAVAPLVGGELIGVNNAVYLGTAAIGLGAFTIARRTMESVGNDLTDLPLLAATIVMVVAASITTVASALGIPMSLALSTVMCIVGLGWGRATRPVSAPDLVKQDIDTEISVSAVAAETDDEVPPVGQEDPTNIREAQQLFDPSSVVRFVAFWIIGPSVATALSYVTFTFLPIAGTP is encoded by the coding sequence ATGGTTTCTCTCTTATTGCTGGTTGCAGTCGTCGCAGCCGCGTTCGTCGGCTTCAACATCGGTGGGTCGTCGACGGGCGTCGCGTGGGGTCCCCCCGTCGGCGCGCGGATCATGAACAAGACCGGCGCGGCAGCCCTGATGACGTTCTTCGTGTTCCTCGGGGGCTGGACGGTCGGTCGGAACGTGATCGACACGCTCGGCGGCGACCTGGTCCCCCAGTCGATGTTCTCGCCGGAGGCGAGTATCGTCGTCTTGGCGTTCATCGGACTCGGGATGCTGCTGGCGAACCTCTACGGCGTCCCCGTCTCCACGTCGATGACCGCCGTCGGCGCTATCGCCGGCCTGGGGCTGGCGACGAACCAACTCGACTACGCCGTCATCGGCTCGATCATGATGTGGTGGATCATCGCGCCAGTCCTCGGCTTCTGGACCGGCGGGCTCATCGGCCGGTACTTCTACCCGTACCTCGACAAGCGGTTCGCGCTCGAACAGTCCGAGGGGCCGCTGTTCACGCTCGACCGCTCCGGCGCGATCCCCACGCCGACGCTCGGGCCCGGGACGACCCCGAAGGAAGCGGTCAGTACGCTGGTAGTGTTGGCCATCGCGTGCTACATGTCCTTCAGCGCCGGCGCGAGCAACGTCGCCAACGCGGTCGCGCCACTGGTCGGCGGGGAGCTGATCGGCGTCAACAACGCCGTCTACCTCGGGACCGCCGCGATCGGACTGGGCGCGTTCACCATCGCGCGCCGGACGATGGAGTCGGTCGGGAACGACCTCACGGACCTGCCGCTGCTGGCGGCGACCATCGTGATGGTCGTGGCCGCGAGCATCACCACCGTCGCGTCGGCGCTCGGGATCCCGATGAGCCTGGCGCTCTCGACGGTGATGTGCATCGTCGGCCTCGGCTGGGGTCGCGCGACGCGACCCGTGAGCGCGCCCGACCTCGTCAAGCAGGACATCGACACCGAGATATCGGTGAGCGCGGTCGCCGCCGAGACCGACGACGAGGTCCCCCCAGTCGGGCAGGAGGACCCGACGAACATCCGCGAGGCTCAACAGCTGTTCGACCCGTCTTCGGTGGTCCGCTTCGTCGCGTTCTGGATCATCGGCCCGTCCGTAGCGACCGCGCTCTCCTACGTGACGTTCACGTTCCTCCCGATCGCCGGCACGCCGTAG
- a CDS encoding universal stress protein: MVERVLVPMDDSDLAEQALRYALETHPDAEIVVLHIVGEPSPMMGGAVGLALEGDIETAAKEHASEVLDRAREIGDSYGIDVETEVAWGSPAKLIVKRAADFDTVVIGSHGGSIAERIFVGNVARTVFRRSPVPVTVVR; encoded by the coding sequence ATGGTCGAACGCGTGCTGGTCCCCATGGACGACTCGGACCTCGCCGAGCAGGCGCTCAGATACGCGCTCGAAACACACCCCGACGCCGAGATCGTGGTACTTCACATCGTCGGCGAGCCGTCGCCGATGATGGGGGGCGCGGTCGGCCTCGCCCTCGAGGGGGACATCGAGACCGCGGCGAAGGAACACGCCTCCGAGGTGCTCGACCGGGCACGCGAGATCGGCGACTCCTACGGGATCGACGTGGAGACTGAGGTAGCCTGGGGGAGCCCGGCGAAACTGATCGTCAAGCGCGCCGCCGACTTCGACACGGTCGTGATCGGCAGCCACGGCGGCTCCATCGCCGAGCGTATCTTCGTCGGGAACGTCGCCCGGACGGTGTTCCGTCGCTCGCCGGTCCCCGTCACCGTGGTTCGGTAG
- a CDS encoding AAA domain-containing protein, giving the protein MSDLLDAAVGAFLAGDDPILLSTPGVESLPGDADEPPIGAALDRLQAYDSLVTDDGTVLLPLHERDSAELTGEYVEYRPSGLAPTYVYRDTATDAQARLDPGKIAGTTVGWRLRFWTEAFDPPTPPSYASEGADEGSNAVRAEPVVTMDDDERESFHEELVDSVESLRGRDRVDTREALAERGYRYVSRTEGGIEETIYTGRRVTQSHGTVEVFTIPEEEDGERRFDIPGEHDIYPDSEVLVVPNPDASTVWIDRDETPFPAEARVAFAEDGAVGLSFFEDRSPDPETLRRYFSDDRAVFSVLALLNGVPYDRERSGIESVRSTPEKWDVLTGQQSLGFTPAFTVDVDTDLALNEFQETAVSRALRARDVYCIHGPPGTGKTRTLMAIVQQAVADGQRVLACAHSNQAVDNLLVGASSADDPDPGTLHAMAVDDDHEEIDIRRVGHPESDLVADRYTDGPVAEADVVGATTSMASRFDVDEFDIAVLDEATQASIPASTIPYACAERLVLAGDHKQLPPFASDELEQREAEVSLFEHLLDTYDDGVSTMLRRQYRMHERIVDFPNEAFYDGQLETADRNRGWTIDDLDPIVAYDVAGGEDRTSGKSYRNPAEAEIVADEVQRLREHGVPQSDIGVITPYTGQISCIKSALADVDARTRGIKVNTVDSFQGSEREAIVLSLVRSNDRGSSGFLTFGDEGERRLNVSLTRAKRRLVVVGDWETLGTVGRHRDPEDSCADVYAALREALPIEKAPTGTVS; this is encoded by the coding sequence ATGTCGGACCTCCTCGATGCGGCCGTCGGCGCGTTCCTCGCCGGCGACGACCCCATCCTTCTCTCGACACCCGGTGTCGAGTCGCTCCCCGGCGACGCCGATGAGCCACCCATCGGCGCGGCTCTCGACCGACTCCAGGCCTACGACTCGCTGGTCACCGACGACGGCACCGTCCTCCTCCCGCTGCACGAACGCGACTCGGCAGAACTCACAGGTGAGTACGTCGAGTACCGCCCGAGCGGCCTCGCCCCGACGTACGTCTATCGGGATACGGCCACGGACGCGCAGGCCCGACTCGACCCCGGAAAGATCGCGGGGACGACGGTGGGCTGGCGCCTCCGCTTTTGGACCGAGGCGTTCGACCCGCCGACGCCGCCGTCCTACGCGAGTGAGGGCGCGGATGAGGGGTCCAACGCGGTCCGTGCGGAGCCGGTCGTCACGATGGACGACGACGAGCGGGAATCGTTCCACGAGGAACTGGTCGATTCCGTCGAGAGCCTCCGCGGACGGGACCGTGTCGACACCCGCGAAGCCCTGGCCGAACGGGGCTATCGGTACGTCAGCCGCACGGAGGGTGGGATCGAGGAGACCATCTACACCGGCCGGCGGGTGACCCAGTCCCACGGCACCGTCGAGGTGTTTACCATCCCCGAAGAGGAGGACGGCGAACGGCGCTTCGACATCCCCGGCGAGCACGACATCTACCCGGATTCGGAGGTGCTGGTGGTCCCGAACCCGGACGCCTCGACGGTCTGGATCGACCGGGACGAGACGCCGTTCCCGGCCGAGGCCCGCGTCGCGTTCGCCGAGGACGGCGCCGTCGGCCTCTCCTTTTTCGAGGACCGCTCGCCCGACCCCGAGACCCTCCGGCGGTACTTCTCCGACGACCGCGCGGTGTTCTCGGTGCTCGCGCTGCTCAACGGCGTCCCCTACGACCGCGAACGATCGGGGATCGAGTCGGTCCGCTCGACACCCGAGAAGTGGGACGTGCTGACCGGCCAGCAGTCCCTCGGTTTCACCCCCGCGTTCACCGTCGACGTGGACACCGATCTCGCGTTGAACGAGTTCCAGGAAACGGCCGTCTCGCGTGCGCTCCGGGCCCGTGACGTGTACTGCATCCACGGTCCTCCGGGGACCGGCAAGACCCGGACGCTGATGGCCATCGTCCAGCAGGCTGTCGCCGACGGGCAGCGCGTGCTCGCCTGTGCCCACTCGAACCAGGCGGTCGACAACCTCCTCGTCGGTGCCAGTTCGGCCGACGACCCCGACCCCGGAACGCTCCACGCGATGGCCGTCGACGACGACCACGAGGAGATCGACATCCGGCGGGTCGGCCACCCAGAAAGCGACCTCGTCGCGGACCGCTACACCGACGGCCCCGTCGCCGAGGCGGACGTGGTCGGCGCGACGACGAGCATGGCCAGCCGGTTCGACGTGGACGAGTTCGACATCGCCGTCCTCGACGAGGCGACGCAGGCCTCGATCCCGGCGAGCACGATCCCCTACGCCTGTGCCGAGCGACTGGTGCTCGCCGGCGACCACAAGCAGCTACCGCCCTTCGCCTCCGACGAGCTCGAACAGCGCGAGGCCGAGGTCTCCCTGTTCGAGCACCTCCTCGATACGTACGACGACGGTGTCAGCACGATGCTTCGCCGACAGTACCGCATGCACGAGCGCATCGTCGACTTCCCCAACGAGGCGTTCTACGACGGGCAACTGGAGACCGCCGACCGCAACCGCGGGTGGACGATCGACGATTTGGACCCGATCGTCGCCTACGACGTGGCCGGCGGCGAGGACCGAACCTCCGGGAAATCCTACCGTAACCCCGCGGAGGCCGAGATCGTCGCCGACGAGGTCCAACGCCTGCGCGAGCACGGCGTCCCCCAGTCGGACATCGGCGTCATCACGCCCTACACCGGCCAGATCAGCTGCATCAAGAGCGCCCTCGCGGATGTCGACGCCCGGACGCGCGGGATCAAGGTCAACACCGTCGACTCCTTCCAGGGCAGCGAGCGCGAGGCGATCGTCCTCTCGCTCGTTCGGTCGAACGACCGCGGGAGTTCGGGCTTCCTCACCTTCGGCGACGAGGGCGAGCGTCGACTGAACGTCTCGCTGACCCGTGCGAAACGCCGCCTCGTCGTCGTCGGCGACTGGGAAACCCTCGGAACCGTCGGCCGCCACCGCGACCCCGAGGACTCCTGTGCGGACGTGTACGCGGCGCTTCGGGAGGCCCTCCCGATCGAGAAAGCCCCGACGGGAACCGTGTCGTAG